A part of Drosophila bipectinata strain 14024-0381.07 chromosome 3L, DbipHiC1v2, whole genome shotgun sequence genomic DNA contains:
- the LOC108130119 gene encoding uncharacterized protein, translating to MSDTELSSAVTRALLDLYQRHDAPLDSQPMAGVGENAYGQVLRVSWPTIPEAPSVVVKMAPKNEARRAHMHVVDYYAREVFMYQEVFPIFRELNPDRSIFTVAPALEANGLQAPNEFLIFEDLAGSGFRPNSRSSMPTYDIVICTLKALAEMHSCSFVLQNKNPAKFEELVGHIKKDNLFTENIEAVTIEFGKVQLRKTGNLLGAADGQPSEVAALRKVLELCEKHFKSLALYSVDGESQKPYSVICHGDFWNNNILYRYEPNLDQPVEAKLIDFQMSRYAPPVLDIVHYLYTCTEKPLRDEHFSAFMNAYYETLDQKLTSCGLRIEEMYPRSVFDRQLQLYGVYGLIMGAFSLPFFVSNANEVLDIDTVSEAIKDLSDNEAEAPQYQELIEEFEMLNERTLPIFKRRMVGIVRDLIQYNMTEPLYKFEI from the exons ATGAGCGATACCGAGCTCTCGAGTGCCGTGACGCGGGCGTTACTGGATCTCTACCAGCGACATGACGCTCCGTTGGACTCGCAGCCGATGGCGGGAGTTGGGGAAAACGCCTACGGCCAGGTACTTCGGGTAAGCTGGCCCACGATACCCGAAGCACCCTCGGTGGTCGTTAAGATGGCGCCAAAGAACGAGGCGCGGAGAGCGCATATGCATGTGGTGGACTACTACGCACGAGAGGTGTTCATGTACCAAGAGGTATTCCCCATATTCCGCGAACTGAATCCGGACCGAAGCATCTTCACAGTGGCGCCTGCTCTGGAGGCAAACGGTCTGCAGGCACCCAATGAGTTTCTAATCTTTGAGGATTTGGCTGGAAGCGGGTTTCGGCCCAACTCCCGCAGCTCCATGCCCACCTACGACATTGTTATCTGCACCCTGAAAGCCCTCGCCGAGATGCATTCCTGCTCCTTTGTCCTGCAGAACAAAAATCCAGCCAAGTTTGAGGAACTGGTCGGCCACATTAAGAAGGATAATTTATTTACCGAAAACATTGAGGCAGTGACCATAGAGTTTGGAAAGGTGCAGCTGAGAAAGACAGGAAACTTGCTGGGGGCAGCGGATGGGCAGCCATCTGAGGTGGCCGCCTTGCGCAAAGTACTGGAGCTCTGTGAGAAACACTTCAAGTCCCTGGCTCTCTACAGCGTGGACGGGGAATCTCAGAAACCATACTCTGTTATTTGTCATGGTGATTTTTGGAACAATAATATTCTATATAGATATGAG CCAAATCTCGACCAGCCCGTGGAGGCCAAGCTCATCGACTTCCAGATGTCGCGCTATGCTCCTCCAGTCTTGGACATAGTCCACTACCTCTACACCTGTACGGAGAAGCCACTGCGAGATGAACACTTTAGTGCCTTTATGAATGCCTATTACGAGACTCTTGACCAAAAACTGACCTCCTGTGGCCTTCGCATCGAGGAGATGTATCCTCGCAGTGTTTTTGACCGGCAACTCCAACTCTATGGAGTCTATGGCCTAATTATGGGCGCCTTTTCCCTGCCCTTCTTCGTTTCCAATGCCAACGAGGTACTAGATATAGATACAGTATCGGAGGCCATTAAGGATCTTTCGGATAATGAGGCCGAGGCACCACAGTACCAGGAGCTAATCGAAGAATTCGAAATGCTGAACGAACGAACGTTGCCGATTTTCAAGCGCCGGATGGTCGGGATAGTCAGGGATCTGATCCAGTACAATATGACCGAACCTCTGTACAAGTTCGAGATCTAA